A single window of Ferrimonas balearica DSM 9799 DNA harbors:
- a CDS encoding TIGR01212 family radical SAM protein (This family includes YhcC from E. coli K-12, an uncharacterized radical SAM protein.) produces the protein MGLNRYVHTLGHYMTARYGQKIHKLTIDAAFTCPNRDGSLGVGGCTFCNVSSFSAEHGSKASVAEQLQAGRARREGEQRRADKRYLAYFQAYTSTYDEYAVLKRKYEEALAVSDIVGICVGTRPDCVPDEVLALLAGYQQQGMEVWLELGLQTANDSTLKKINRGHDFAAYADTVARARLYGLKVCTHLILGLPGETPADAEQTLQQVLAVGTDGLKLHPLHVVEGSIMAKQWRAGRLALWDQDTYMDCAARLIQHTPAEVVYHRVSAYARPPELIAPDWCGDKWLVMNGLIERLKRDGGQGSALGQPFTA, from the coding sequence TTGGGACTCAACCGCTACGTCCATACCCTGGGCCACTATATGACGGCCCGATACGGCCAGAAGATCCATAAGCTGACCATCGATGCCGCGTTTACCTGCCCCAACCGGGACGGCAGCCTGGGCGTGGGCGGCTGCACCTTCTGTAACGTGTCCTCCTTCAGTGCCGAGCACGGCAGCAAGGCCAGTGTGGCGGAGCAGTTGCAGGCGGGCCGGGCTCGCCGTGAAGGGGAGCAGCGCCGGGCGGATAAGCGCTACCTGGCCTACTTCCAGGCGTACACCTCCACTTACGACGAGTACGCGGTACTGAAGCGCAAATACGAAGAGGCGCTGGCGGTGTCCGACATCGTCGGCATCTGTGTGGGCACCCGTCCCGACTGTGTACCGGACGAGGTGCTGGCGCTGTTGGCGGGCTACCAGCAGCAGGGGATGGAGGTGTGGCTGGAGTTGGGGCTTCAGACCGCCAATGACAGCACGCTGAAAAAGATCAACCGTGGCCACGACTTTGCCGCCTATGCGGACACTGTGGCGCGGGCCCGCTTATACGGCCTGAAGGTGTGTACCCACCTGATCCTTGGGTTGCCCGGTGAGACCCCGGCCGACGCGGAACAGACCCTGCAGCAGGTGCTGGCGGTGGGGACGGATGGCCTGAAACTGCACCCTCTGCATGTGGTGGAGGGAAGCATTATGGCGAAGCAGTGGCGGGCGGGTCGTTTGGCGCTGTGGGACCAGGACACCTATATGGATTGCGCCGCCAGGCTGATCCAGCACACCCCGGCTGAGGTGGTGTACCACCGGGTCAGCGCCTATGCGCGTCCGCCGGAGTTGATTGCGCCGGATTGGTGCGGCGACAAATGGCTGGTGATGAATGGCCTGATTGAGCGCCTGAAGCGCGATGGTGGCCAGGGCAGCGCGTTGGGCCAGCCCTTTACCGCCTGA
- the folE2 gene encoding GTP cyclohydrolase FolE2, with the protein MPTKMPDVATSAKAQVTGTLDWVGMSNIEMPMTIKADDGQARQISTRIEAFVNLAEPQAKGIHMSRLYLALDKLSLEQELTLQSLKALLDTFISSHDALSDRAHVSFAFDYHLRRPALLSGNHGWRNYPVVLTGRLDKGQLDLELKVDVAYSSTCPCSAALARQLIQDAFEAKFHGQQQIDLDTVHQWLGTTSGIVATPHSQRSIAEVKVKLNDALNELPILALVEAIENALKTPVQAAVKREDEQEFARLNGQNLMFVEDAARRLKHTLDQSESFNDFWLRVNHLESLHAHDAVAVDTKGVEGGYQPY; encoded by the coding sequence ATGCCGACAAAGATGCCCGATGTGGCCACCAGTGCTAAGGCGCAAGTCACCGGCACGCTGGATTGGGTCGGGATGAGCAACATCGAAATGCCGATGACCATTAAGGCCGATGACGGCCAGGCACGGCAGATCAGCACCCGGATCGAAGCCTTCGTAAATCTGGCAGAGCCCCAGGCCAAGGGGATCCACATGTCCCGCCTGTACCTGGCGCTGGACAAACTGTCGCTGGAACAGGAACTGACCCTGCAGAGCCTCAAAGCCCTGCTGGACACCTTTATCAGCAGCCACGATGCCCTGTCTGACCGCGCCCACGTCTCCTTTGCCTTTGATTACCACCTGCGCCGTCCGGCGCTGCTGTCCGGTAACCACGGCTGGCGCAACTACCCGGTTGTTCTGACCGGTCGTCTCGACAAGGGCCAGCTCGATCTGGAACTCAAGGTGGACGTAGCCTACTCCTCCACCTGCCCCTGCTCGGCCGCGCTGGCGCGCCAGCTGATCCAGGACGCCTTTGAAGCTAAGTTCCACGGCCAGCAGCAGATTGACCTGGATACCGTGCACCAATGGCTCGGCACCACCAGCGGCATCGTCGCCACCCCTCACAGCCAGCGCAGCATCGCCGAAGTGAAGGTTAAGCTGAACGACGCCCTGAATGAACTGCCGATCCTGGCCCTGGTGGAGGCGATTGAAAACGCGCTGAAAACCCCGGTTCAGGCCGCGGTAAAACGGGAAGATGAGCAGGAGTTTGCCCGCCTCAACGGTCAGAACCTGATGTTTGTGGAAGACGCGGCCCGTCGCCTCAAGCACACCCTGGACCAGAGCGAGAGCTTCAACGACTTCTGGCTGCGGGTGAATCACCTCGAAAGCCTGCACGCCCACGACGCCGTGGCCGTGGACACCAAAGGGGTTGAGGGCGGCTACCAGCCGTACTGA
- a CDS encoding SPOR domain-containing protein: MRAVTLAVVGALTCAQTVQAREVPLAPKQIQTFTLFSQGHQLEQPLVVYRYEQRTLVPLQALSAALGLEIQVNPNTASANGWVAGENANFMLDLNQDEARRGLERFELDPARPWGRDSADLYLDAELIQQLLPISLSFNRPASRLSITSPYPLPAVIRLEKQQSQMAQLGLQHRFHSAGFDPIHPHPYEDLSDPMVFAYGNAAVMGKDMLTEDYQFGLISTGDVLGQSYEFNYTKLANERSEYRLRFSRDLGDVSEALPLNLGRYQAGDVSYLGDNIMSGASEGLGFQISNLATPKSHRFGTTALEGNAPPDWQIHLYRNGVLLAFTQADESGRYRFLDVPLLGGANVFELHLYGNNGEHQMRRETIQAGQHVGKGEVGFNAMYIDNTQFIFNNLTPEEESELGARNQMAIRADYGITNAISAGLSYYNQELAYDDWGRVELESRHFYGANVSADLFGSSWVVEGLRDDEGNNAYMAGWTRRLGANHHLRIDHHYNGDMRNDRIDQQERALKRETEAWLEGQTWRLGGWQYAFGAAKYSPQDGGETFSVYQNRISSQLGPVSFSHLYRYDTQYDTRLERQSGEVLFSTTGYDWSLSGNAKYQWGKGVEELETRLRWRPMYGFYNQTKLWYLDPEERKSRFGLGHEVAYRYRWFTLGLQGGVDTRGNWQVNTTATFAINYRDNRDGLAAEALRPQLSDMVVRVFLDSNNNGHFDRHDQPMAGLAISTAPSWPREVSDDQGEILLRQVPANSLYRIEIDPRHLPPGTALRGGPVEVMPLPGQRTEVDLALVRVTDVDGTLMTPYGPVANMPVTLVDLNHNTLLQTRSNAEGQFALPAIPPGNYYVILDEGQLKARKLKPQVPIHPLNIGGQGEPRRDWTIPIDVLAGSPMQPAAEVVAPVIAPPQPIVDQPKAVTPVARLPKAEAPLARMADEDYTLQLAASREVFNLARLKAQFPALSLEQITVMRAGKPMHLLLSGQYPSERSARFGLRDLPKEFANDLPLVRRVGDLKREAIDAPAPSAAPTRAATTAAAATDTSNADAWLAAQPAGNLTWQMAATKGLASAEAFIRQHQLPQPVAIHQHNGWYQILWGSFADKASAQQALEALPKAPQNPWLRGVRQLR, translated from the coding sequence ATGCGAGCTGTCACCTTAGCCGTAGTGGGTGCGCTGACCTGCGCTCAAACCGTTCAAGCCCGGGAAGTCCCCCTGGCCCCGAAACAGATCCAGACCTTTACCCTGTTCAGCCAAGGTCACCAGTTGGAACAACCACTGGTGGTTTACCGCTACGAACAGCGGACACTGGTTCCCCTGCAGGCGTTAAGCGCCGCACTGGGGCTGGAGATTCAGGTTAACCCCAACACCGCCAGTGCCAATGGCTGGGTGGCTGGGGAGAACGCCAACTTTATGCTCGACCTGAACCAGGACGAAGCCCGTCGGGGGCTGGAGCGTTTTGAGCTGGATCCCGCGCGCCCCTGGGGCCGCGACAGCGCCGACCTCTATCTCGACGCCGAACTGATCCAGCAGCTGCTGCCCATCAGTCTCAGCTTTAACCGCCCGGCCAGCCGCCTCTCCATCACCAGCCCCTACCCGCTGCCTGCGGTGATTCGGCTGGAGAAGCAACAATCCCAGATGGCCCAGCTCGGCCTGCAGCATCGCTTCCACAGCGCCGGTTTCGATCCGATCCATCCCCACCCCTACGAGGACCTGTCCGACCCGATGGTGTTCGCCTACGGCAACGCCGCGGTGATGGGCAAGGATATGCTGACCGAGGACTACCAGTTCGGCCTGATCAGCACCGGTGACGTACTGGGACAGAGCTACGAGTTCAACTACACCAAGCTGGCCAATGAGCGCAGTGAATACCGGCTGCGCTTTTCCCGCGACCTGGGGGACGTCAGCGAAGCGCTGCCGCTCAACCTGGGCCGCTACCAGGCCGGTGACGTCAGCTACCTGGGGGACAACATCATGTCCGGCGCCAGCGAAGGTCTGGGTTTCCAGATCAGCAACCTGGCCACCCCCAAAAGCCACCGTTTCGGCACCACCGCACTGGAGGGTAACGCGCCACCGGACTGGCAGATCCACCTGTACCGCAACGGCGTGCTGCTGGCCTTTACCCAGGCCGATGAGTCCGGACGCTATCGTTTTCTGGACGTGCCGCTGCTCGGCGGTGCCAACGTCTTTGAACTGCACCTCTATGGCAATAACGGCGAACACCAGATGCGCCGGGAAACCATCCAGGCCGGACAGCATGTCGGTAAGGGGGAGGTGGGCTTCAATGCCATGTACATCGACAACACCCAGTTCATCTTCAACAATCTGACCCCGGAAGAGGAAAGTGAACTGGGCGCCCGCAACCAGATGGCGATCCGTGCCGATTACGGCATCACCAACGCCATCAGCGCCGGACTCAGCTATTACAACCAGGAGCTGGCCTACGACGACTGGGGCCGGGTGGAACTGGAGAGTCGCCACTTCTACGGCGCCAACGTCTCCGCCGACCTGTTTGGCAGCAGCTGGGTGGTGGAAGGTTTGCGCGATGATGAGGGCAACAACGCCTACATGGCGGGCTGGACCCGTCGCCTCGGCGCCAACCACCACCTGCGCATCGACCACCACTACAACGGCGACATGCGCAACGATCGCATCGACCAGCAGGAGCGCGCGCTGAAGCGGGAAACCGAAGCCTGGCTGGAGGGCCAGACCTGGCGTCTGGGCGGCTGGCAGTATGCCTTTGGTGCCGCCAAGTACAGCCCCCAGGACGGTGGTGAAACCTTCTCGGTTTACCAGAACCGCATCTCTTCCCAGCTCGGCCCGGTCAGCTTCAGCCACCTGTACCGTTACGACACCCAGTACGACACGCGTCTTGAACGCCAAAGCGGTGAGGTGCTGTTCAGCACCACCGGTTACGACTGGAGCCTGTCCGGTAACGCCAAGTACCAGTGGGGCAAAGGGGTGGAAGAGTTGGAAACCCGCCTGCGCTGGCGCCCGATGTACGGGTTCTACAACCAGACCAAGCTGTGGTACCTCGACCCGGAAGAGCGTAAGAGCCGCTTCGGCCTCGGCCATGAGGTGGCGTACCGCTACCGCTGGTTTACCCTCGGTCTGCAGGGCGGCGTGGATACCCGCGGCAACTGGCAGGTCAACACCACCGCCACCTTCGCCATCAACTACCGCGACAACCGCGATGGTCTGGCGGCCGAAGCGCTGCGCCCGCAACTGTCCGATATGGTGGTTCGGGTGTTCCTCGACAGCAACAACAACGGCCACTTCGACCGCCACGACCAGCCGATGGCCGGCCTGGCCATCAGCACCGCGCCGAGCTGGCCCCGTGAAGTGAGTGACGATCAGGGCGAGATCCTGCTGCGCCAGGTGCCGGCCAACAGCCTCTACCGCATCGAGATCGACCCGCGTCATCTGCCGCCGGGCACTGCGCTGCGTGGCGGCCCGGTTGAGGTGATGCCCCTGCCGGGCCAACGTACCGAAGTCGACTTGGCTCTGGTGCGGGTCACCGATGTGGATGGCACCCTGATGACCCCCTACGGCCCAGTAGCCAACATGCCGGTGACCCTGGTGGACCTCAACCACAATACGCTGCTGCAAACCCGCTCCAACGCCGAGGGTCAGTTTGCCCTGCCTGCGATTCCGCCGGGCAACTACTACGTGATCCTGGATGAAGGCCAGTTGAAAGCCCGCAAACTCAAACCGCAGGTGCCGATCCACCCGCTCAACATCGGTGGCCAGGGCGAACCCCGCCGGGACTGGACCATCCCCATCGACGTGCTGGCCGGCAGCCCCATGCAACCGGCTGCTGAGGTGGTGGCCCCGGTTATCGCCCCGCCGCAGCCGATTGTTGACCAGCCCAAAGCGGTCACCCCGGTGGCCAGACTGCCCAAAGCCGAAGCACCGCTGGCGCGTATGGCCGACGAGGATTACACCCTGCAACTGGCGGCCAGCCGCGAGGTATTTAACCTGGCGCGCCTTAAGGCCCAGTTCCCGGCCCTTTCGCTGGAGCAGATCACCGTGATGCGCGCTGGCAAACCGATGCACCTGCTGCTCTCCGGCCAGTATCCCAGCGAGCGCTCCGCTCGATTTGGTCTGCGCGACCTGCCCAAGGAGTTTGCCAACGACCTGCCTCTGGTGCGCCGCGTGGGTGACCTGAAGCGGGAAGCGATTGATGCCCCGGCACCGTCCGCGGCACCGACGCGCGCGGCGACAACCGCAGCGGCCGCAACCGACACCAGCAACGCCGATGCCTGGCTGGCTGCCCAACCCGCCGGTAACCTGACCTGGCAGATGGCCGCCACCAAGGGGCTGGCCAGTGCCGAAGCCTTTATCCGTCAGCACCAGTTGCCGCAACCGGTGGCGATCCACCAGCACAATGGCTGGTACCAGATCCTGTGGGGCAGCTTTGCCGACAAGGCCAGCGCCCAGCAGGCGCTGGAGGCGTTGCCCAAGGCCCCACAAAATCCATGGTTGCGAGGGGTCCGCCAGCTGCGCTAA
- a CDS encoding Hpt domain-containing protein has product MTAAAHEHLDTVTLDQYCAAIGAATLLKSVVVFEQMAPEYVDAIARGLESGDKDQVLSEAHKLKGAAGSVGLKRIQELSQALQCGDEPRWEGEHQQWFAAIREHMDNDLTSLKHYLTERA; this is encoded by the coding sequence ATGACAGCTGCTGCCCACGAGCACTTGGACACCGTTACCCTCGATCAATACTGCGCCGCCATCGGGGCTGCCACCCTGCTCAAATCCGTCGTGGTATTTGAACAGATGGCCCCGGAATACGTGGATGCCATCGCCCGTGGCCTGGAGTCCGGCGATAAGGATCAGGTGCTGTCTGAGGCGCATAAGTTGAAGGGGGCGGCCGGTTCGGTTGGCCTGAAGCGCATCCAGGAGTTGTCTCAGGCCCTGCAGTGTGGTGATGAACCGCGTTGGGAAGGGGAGCATCAGCAGTGGTTCGCGGCCATTCGTGAGCACATGGACAACGACCTGACCAGTCTGAAACATTACCTGACTGAGCGCGCCTGA
- the arcA gene encoding two-component system response regulator ArcA gives MQNPHILIVEDEAVTSNTLKSIFEAEGYNVTVAVDGDEMHNALKTHKISLVIMDINLPGKNGLLLARELREQDDIALIFLTGRDNEVDKILGLEIGADDYITKPFNPRELTIRARNLLNRIVNAGKTSEEKPQVEYYHFNDWTLEINSRSLISPTGEPFKLPRSEFRALLHFVENPGKILSRSDLLMKMTGRELKPHDRTVDVTIRRIRKHFESHPETPEIIATIHGEGYRFCGALNEH, from the coding sequence ATGCAAAATCCGCACATCCTCATCGTTGAAGACGAAGCCGTCACCAGCAACACCCTCAAAAGCATCTTCGAAGCCGAAGGCTACAACGTTACTGTCGCTGTCGACGGTGATGAGATGCACAACGCCCTGAAGACCCACAAGATCTCTCTGGTCATCATGGACATCAACCTGCCTGGCAAAAACGGCCTGTTGCTGGCCCGTGAGCTGCGTGAGCAGGATGACATCGCCCTGATCTTCCTGACCGGCCGTGACAACGAAGTGGACAAGATTCTGGGTCTGGAGATTGGTGCTGATGACTACATCACCAAGCCGTTCAACCCGCGCGAGCTGACCATCCGTGCTCGCAACCTGCTGAACCGCATCGTGAACGCTGGCAAAACCAGCGAAGAGAAGCCCCAGGTTGAGTACTACCACTTCAACGACTGGACTCTCGAGATCAACAGCCGCTCCCTGATCAGCCCGACTGGCGAACCCTTCAAGCTGCCGCGCTCTGAGTTCCGCGCTCTGCTGCACTTTGTTGAGAACCCGGGCAAGATCCTGTCCCGCAGCGACCTGCTGATGAAGATGACCGGCCGTGAGCTGAAGCCCCACGACCGTACTGTGGACGTGACCATCCGTCGCATCCGCAAGCACTTCGAAAGCCACCCGGAAACTCCGGAGATCATCGCCACCATTCACGGCGAAGGCTACCGCTTCTGTGGTGCCCTGAACGAGCACTAA
- the lysC gene encoding lysine-sensitive aspartokinase 3, with translation MNTHTFSPVSLTVAKFGGTSVADYAAMDRCADIILADPSVRVVVVSASSGVTNLLVALSAGVAENDKRLALLGQIAAIQYQILDALGRPAEVAATLDQLLTEMDKHSASLAHLPGEPARVDALLALGEQCSSLLFAELLRQRGEPARARDVREVMRTDSHHGRATPQLQELAQLAQGRWAVGLNAERIVTQGFIGADADGNTTTLGRGGSDFSAALLAEALGADNLAIWTDVDGIYSCDPRLVSGARPIPELSFDEAAEMATFGAKVLHPATILPAVRSGCAVFVGCSRSPELGGTWIRNQTELNPVYRAVSLRRNQTLLTVHSLNMLHAQGFLAELFAILARHRISVDLITTSEVSVALTLDSTGSDSGGRELLTPALLEELGQMCRVEVETGLALVAVIGNRIATTAGVGKRVFEVLENHNVRMICQGASAHNLCFLVDGSEVDPVVQELHGRLLEQV, from the coding sequence ATGAACACACACACTTTTTCCCCTGTCTCTCTGACGGTTGCCAAGTTTGGCGGCACCTCGGTGGCTGACTATGCCGCCATGGATCGCTGTGCCGATATTATCCTCGCCGATCCCAGCGTTCGGGTTGTGGTGGTCAGCGCTTCCAGCGGGGTCACCAACTTGCTGGTGGCGCTGTCTGCGGGTGTGGCAGAGAACGACAAACGCCTGGCCCTGTTAGGGCAGATCGCCGCGATTCAGTACCAGATCCTCGATGCCCTGGGGCGTCCGGCGGAAGTGGCTGCCACTCTGGATCAGCTGCTGACCGAGATGGACAAACACAGTGCGTCCCTGGCTCACCTGCCTGGCGAACCGGCCAGGGTGGATGCCCTGCTGGCGCTGGGGGAGCAGTGTTCCTCGCTGTTATTTGCCGAGTTGCTGCGCCAGCGTGGAGAGCCGGCCCGAGCCCGGGATGTGCGCGAAGTGATGCGCACCGACAGCCATCATGGTCGCGCGACCCCTCAGCTGCAGGAGCTGGCTCAGCTGGCTCAGGGCCGCTGGGCCGTGGGGTTGAACGCGGAACGGATCGTGACCCAGGGCTTTATCGGGGCTGACGCCGATGGCAATACCACAACGTTGGGCCGGGGCGGCTCCGATTTCAGTGCAGCCTTGTTGGCCGAGGCGTTGGGGGCGGACAACCTGGCGATCTGGACCGATGTGGATGGGATATACAGCTGCGATCCCCGCTTGGTAAGTGGCGCCCGTCCCATCCCGGAGCTCTCCTTTGATGAAGCGGCGGAGATGGCCACCTTTGGCGCTAAGGTGCTGCACCCGGCCACCATTCTCCCGGCAGTGCGCTCGGGTTGCGCGGTCTTTGTGGGCTGCAGCCGCAGTCCGGAACTGGGCGGTACCTGGATCCGCAATCAAACTGAACTCAACCCGGTCTACCGGGCGGTGTCGTTGCGCCGCAACCAGACCCTGCTGACCGTACACAGCCTCAATATGCTGCATGCCCAGGGTTTCCTGGCGGAACTGTTCGCCATCCTGGCGCGTCACCGCATCAGTGTGGATTTGATTACCACCTCCGAGGTGTCGGTGGCGCTGACTCTGGATAGCACCGGTTCTGACAGTGGTGGCCGCGAACTGCTGACGCCAGCCTTGCTGGAGGAGTTGGGCCAGATGTGCCGGGTTGAGGTGGAGACCGGTCTGGCTCTGGTGGCGGTGATCGGTAACCGCATTGCGACCACCGCCGGAGTGGGCAAGCGGGTGTTTGAAGTACTGGAGAACCATAACGTGCGGATGATCTGTCAGGGGGCCAGTGCCCATAACCTGTGCTTCCTGGTGGATGGTAGCGAGGTGGATCCGGTGGTGCAGGAGTTGCACGGTCGATTGCTGGAGCAGGTATAA